A window of Methanotorris formicicus Mc-S-70 contains these coding sequences:
- a CDS encoding Gar1/Naf1 family protein, which produces MKVIIITHKTSKGKLIGRANFQPPINSIVVLKNNKKFRKVGKVHDVFGPINRPYVKIIPFKGFENYIGEAYILKQKNGKSKYRKK; this is translated from the coding sequence TTGAAAGTAATAATAATAACTCATAAAACGTCAAAGGGGAAATTAATCGGGAGAGCAAATTTTCAACCGCCAATAAATTCGATTGTTGTTTTGAAAAACAATAAAAAATTCAGAAAAGTTGGTAAAGTCCATGATGTTTTTGGCCCTATTAATAGACCATATGTAAAGATTATTCCATTTAAAGGTTTTGAAAATTACATAGGTGAGGCATACATTCTTAAACAAAAGAACGGTAAATCTAAATATCGAAAAAAATAA